The genome window GATGGGAAACAAGCTCCCTCTCCAAGCCTGCTCTTGGAAGGGGAGAGAGTGTTCCAGGATCTCATGCCTCCCTCTCTCAACCTGCTTCTGCTGCCAGACCTGGCTATAAGGGACACCTTTGCGAATGCCTCTCAGAGCCTGTATGGCAACAGCCCCAAAGCCCTGGCAAATGACGGTAAAGGCAACTTGGAGTTCATCAATGCCTGGGTAGCCAAGAAGACCAACCACAAGATCAGACAACTGCTAGACAGCCTGCCCAGCGACTCCCGCCTTGTCCTCCTCAACGCTATCTACCTGAGTGGTAAGGGGGCCCTGGACCAGGATGTCTTCCCGTCCTGagttcctccttctcctcctggcTTAAAACCCACTCAACCCCAAGTTCCAAGACTGGATCCCATGGTACCTGCCCCACCCCTTGCTAACAGAACCTTTTAACTCCACTTCATCCTCTCCCCACCTGCATTAGAGTAACCCTTCCCCCACTCTTCCCTCTAGCCAAGTGGAAGACAACATTTAACCACAGCAGAACAAATATGAAGGCCTTTTACAGCGGATCCTCTGTGATAAAAGTGCCCATGATGAATAGCAAGAAGTACCCTGTGGCCCATTTCACAGACCCGACTTTGAAGGCCAAGGTAAGTTCTTGGCCCTTCGCACTCCTGTTTCAGAGCCTCTTGCATATCCTGACTTCTTTCCTGCTGTGGCTCCATCGGTGTGGGGCATAGCCTTACCCTTAATTCATCATTTCTACTGCTTCTGACTCTATTTCCACCCtatcttttctccttctccccctctccaGCCTTGGCCGAGGCAGGCATTATATATTTGAGGTTGGAAAGCAGGATTCTAAAATTTCTTCATGCATCTCTACTGCATTGAATGCAAAAAGTGAGTCGTGTTCCtattctgtgcctctgtttctctttccagtCAACCCACCAGTAGGCCCTGCTGGCTTAGTAAGTCCTCTGGGTGTGTACCTGTGCAcagcatgcatgtgtatgtgtacacatgtCTAGGTATATCCATGCGTTCATGTATGTGGtaagtgcatgtgtgtgcatgtgttaaaTGGCTTAAGTTCCTTAGCAGAAATTGAACAGTATGATTTCAGTggatgaggagggagggaagagagaacatGGAGCCCAGAAGATTCTAGTTAGTAAACTCTCTCGTGCCCAATGACTCCTGCCTTGTTAGGGCAGCAAGACACAGAACTATGAGGCAGAAAACAATGGGAGATACCCAGTGACTTGGTACCAGGCTGAGAAATATAGGATCTGTTCTGGAACATGCCAGGCTTGTTTCCACCTGGGGAGCTTTCCccagcttttccctctgcctggaccctCTTCACTCAGATTTTCACATAACTTGTTGCTTCTGCTCATCTGGTATCAGCTAAAAGGCCACCTTGGTGGAGAGACCTTCCCCCTCCTTAAAGTAGCCTCCTCCTCACCCTGTAACATCATCCTGTTTTATTATATCCATGATACTTATCACTATCTGAATTATGTTGTTTACTTATTTGATTGCAGTATTATCTATCTCCCTGAGATACCGTCTCTTTCCTTGGCATCAGAGaccttatctcttttttttcctactatatCTGAGGGCCTAGAACAATACCACCTATAATAAGTGCTCattatatttgctgaataaatgaatgaattcaatgGAAGATGCTAAACGGAGCAACTCCCTTAGTATGAATGGCTAGGAAGACGTCACAGAGGTGGTTACTTTTGACCACTCTTAACCATTCATGCACTTTTCTACCCTTCCGTCCATCCGTCCCTATCCAATGGCTTTGAACATTCCCAACTATTTAACAGAACCAGAATACATGCATAAGGCAGAGAAGAGTGAATATATATGGCCGATTCAGGGCATCACTCTAACTCAGAGTATATGGGGGAGAATATCAAtgtgagggttttgttttgttttgtttttaaattaattaattaatttatttatttttggccgtgttgggtcttcgtctctgtgcgagggctttctctagttgcggcgagcgggggccactcttcatcgcggtgcgcgggcctctcactatcgcggcctctctcgttgcggagcacaggctccagacgcgcacgctcagtagttgtggctcacgggcccagtcgctccgtggcatgtgggatcttcccagaccagggctcgaacccgtgtcccctgcattggcaggcagattctcaaccactgcaccaccagggaagccccaatgtgaGGGTTTTTTAATGGCAAAGAAGGAATTTtatgcaaaaaaaaccccagtctTTACAGTTTCGTGGGTTTTAAACAAATACTTGATTTAATATATTCATGTTATAAATTCAAAATCAAAGTTTTACTTAAGCCTTTAAATTTTTAGCTGAATTTGCTACATTAttaatcatatatttatataaaacactaactttcatttgttctttaattaaGCCATTTTGAACAGATTAAACTCCTTTAAACCATTTGTTTCACTTACAAATATGGTTAATTAATATTCCCCTAAGCATTTTGAGCTTATGTATATACTTTATAAATACTTCATACATTTGATatacttgattttcttttttagcatGTCAGATACCTGACAGAACAGAATTACAGCCCTGCTTGGCCACATCTTGCTAGCACTAAAGCCCACTTGTGAATTGAAAATTCAATCTGAAGAGTAAATCAACTTTCAGTCAACATCTCAACATCAGTCTCAAACCAAATGAAATTATCCCACACCTTTTTGTTCAAAAGCATAAAACTAGCATGTCTGAttctcttaaaaattataaacgccattttaaataacaaacacaGATTGCTCTGAACTTATCACCTGGTGTTAATACTACAGAGTTGGCTTATTTTGTTATTCCCATACTTCATTCTAAATTTTCCTGGGATTTAAAGAGTCCTTACCCAATGAAGGGGGTTAGGTTTACCAACTCAGGTATGCTCAGGTTGTTGGCTTGAAAATTCAAGACCACAGTGTGGTAATTTTTTGGTCACAGAGGCAAGGTCTGTACACGGGACATGAAGGGTGTGTACTGCCAGATGAGTGTACCCTATCTAGAGCCTCTGTCAACAGGGATCCCCATGTCCATGCTCTTCAGGTGATAAATCAGTGTACAACCTGCTTCTTCTGGACCATTTTTTCAAGTCCAACAATTGATTGTTTTCAGTTAATTTCTTCATTGCCCAATTGAATTCTGCATTCTAGATTATTCTTGTCCATCTCTCAACCTCAACCATAATGCCATTTCAGTAATAGTCTCTTATCTCCTATTAGTTTCTCAGTcctggcactattgacattttgggttcGACGATTCTTCATTATAAGATGCTGTCCCTGACACTGTAGgatttagcagcgtccctggcttctactcactagatgccagtagcactgtGAGCTCCTGTTTCTGCCAGCTCcaaacattgccagatgtccACTGGGGGCAAATTTGCCCTGAGTTGAGAACACCCCTGTATTGGACTTGTGGGTCCTGCATTTCTCTCATACTTTTATCTGGCCACCAGTTGTAAGTCCTTCTAGTGACAAACTAGCTGAAAAGGTAGGCTAGGATCAGCTTGTACACAATCTTGAATGCCAGACCAAGAGTTTATACTTAATCTCGTAGGCAGTGAAAAGCCATCAGAAGTCTTTAAAAGGACGAACCTGATGACTGTGGTGGTGCATTATGTACGTTATATACCTTCTGCACAACATGCTTGAAAGGAGCTGGGCTCAGAGAGATCAGATTGCTTGCCTGTAGTGCACAGTTAATCAGCAGTAGAGTCAGGACGTGATCCTCAGCCTGTGTGATCAGAACTCGTGCTCATTCCTCTGCCTCTCACCAGCACAGGGTTAGACCAGCACTGTTCACCCAGCTGGCATCCTCATCTCATGGCAAAGCCTGGGAGCCTAGCTCTGGCTGCTGCTTGTTGAAATAGTACAGACCGTAGCAGCGGACTGAAGACCAGCCTTGGGACACAGAGGGTAGGAGccgggagagagctggggtaggAAGACTGACAATGTGCATGTCTTACTCTCCAGGTGGCCCGTCTGCAGCTGTCCCACAACCTGAGCTTTGTGATTCTGGTGCCTCAGACCTTGAAACACCGTCTCGAAGACTTGGAGCAGGCTCTCAGCCCCCCTGTCTTCAAGGCCGTCATGAGGAAGCTGGAGTCGGCCAAGTTCCATCCTACGCACCTGATGATGCCTCGCATCAAAGTAAAGAGCAACCAGGACATGCTGGGTGAGCGCTGGCAGGACTGATCTTAGGCCATCAGAGGAGAAGAGGTTGTGAtggtgggctgggggtggagggcgggCCTTGAAATTCCATTAACCCTCTCATCTGTAATCTCAGGTTGCCCCTCAATCCTCTGATTATCCCACTGGATCGTggaggaagctgagactcagaaagtTTGCATGACTTACTCAAGGTCCCTTAAGCTGGTTAGAAGTGAGCCGGAACCCCAATATAGGTCGACAGCCCTCCCAACTGTTTCCACTGCGGTCCCTTGTGACATAGACACTGGGAACAGGTCACTGAGGTGGGAGTGGATGCTTCTCCCTCAGAGACATGTCATAAAACTCAGCCACCCCACGGCATATGCAAGAAGCTCTCTACTAAAGGGTCTGGAGGCTTCTGAGTTTAGGGAGGTCAACAGATACTCCGTTTCCTAACCTTAGACCTCACTTCCTGATCTTTGATGTCATGTCCAAATATATCACTTCATTTTCTGTTATAGAACTTGACTTCCTAATAGATGATCTTGTTTCCTAGTATATGACATCACACCCTTGTATGTGACCTCATTTGAGAACATATGTCCTCTTTCCGATACATTACCTCACTTCCAAGGTCCTTGTTGATAAGGAAGCAATGGCATCACTTTTCAGGGTTTTGGGGGGTTGGGGGCAAGGCTTCTCACCACTTGAGAGAAAGTGGTGGTTGGAGTGAAGATGGGCCCACTGTCAGAGGATCCCATGAACTGGACCGGAAGGCACATTATAATGTGATTATAATTTGATaaacaaggaggaggaggagaaagagggtatTGGAACTTGGGACAAACCCAGAAAATTCAGGACAAACGTCTCCAACAGCTGAAGGTTTTgtgctgggttgtttttttaatgcagtatttaaaaaaatattttaaattattattttttaatttaacttttaaaatttttatacaattttattttttattttttggctgcattgcgtcttcattgctgcacgcgggctttctttggTTGCAGCGAgtagggggctactcttcattgcggcgtgcgggcttctcattgcagtggctcctcttgttgcggagcatgggctctcgacgcgcggactcagtagttgcagcacgtgggccctagaatgcgcgggcttcagtagttgtggcgtgtggtctcagtagttgtggcgcacgggcttagttgctctgcggcatgtgggatcttcccggaccagggctcaaacccatgtcccctgcattggcaggtggattcttaaccactgcgccaccaaggaagtcccttttatacaatttttaaaggttactttccatttacagtcactacgaaacattggctatattccccgtgttgtacaatcgTGCTGGTCTCTGACTCATTGTTTTTCTCTGCTTATGCCCTAGAATTCTTTGACTTTACCTACGACATCAACCTGTGCGGGCTGACAGAGGACCCGGATCTGCAGCTTTCTGCGATGCAGCACCAGTCCATACTGGAGCTGACGGAGAGCGGGGTGGAGGCGGCTGCAGCCTCGGCTGTCTCTGTGGCCCGCAGTTTGCTGGTCTTTGAAGTGCAGCAGCCCTTCCTCTTTGTGCTCTGGGACCAGCAGCACGAGTTCCCGGTCTTCATGGGGCGGATATATGACCCCAGCACCTGAGACCTGCAGGAGGCCGACCAGGGCAAGCCCGACCCCTCTGGCCTCAGCTCTTCTAGTTGCAGCCCTGCTGCTGCCTGCCTAGACTTGTCCCCGGCTGCCTCCCACCTCAGGTCTGCCCTCCACCTGAAGGGCTCCCGTGGGGTCTGGTGAGGGGACCTGCTTCTATCATCCCTTCCCTGTGACTCTCCAAAGCACTTTTCGCAGCTTTCTCTGGTACAGATATAGCAGACTCTACAAATAAAACCTGGCAGTCCATGACTTCCTCTCTCATTTGCCTTTCAATTTTAGAGGACTAGGGCTTCCGAGGCCCCTATATCGGCTAGCTATTGCTGTAACAAGTCactccaaacttagtggcttaaaatagcaaccatttattatttcacataagTCTGGGGGTTAAGGGCTGAGTGGTCTTGCTGATCTGGGATGGACCTGGCCGACCTTCCCTGGGCTCGCTCATACATCTGTAATAGTTGGTGGGTTGGTTGGGGACGACTGATCTACGATGGCCTCAGCTGGAACACCTTGGCTGTCCTCTGCATGTCTCCGGCATCCTTCCAGCAGTGctagcctgcagtggcagagttcCGAGTTGAGGAGTCAAAGACAGGCAGTCTTTCTCACACCCTGCACCTCTGCTTGCATCACGTTTACCATTGTCCCATCAGCCAAAGCAAGCCACATGGCCAGACCGAGAGTTAGAGTGGAAAGGCACTGCAAAGTGGCAGGGCAGAGTCATTAACTGGGGGCTTTTCACGCAATCCATTTATCACAGCCCCTATCTCGCTTATTTGTTTGCAACAACTGTGACAACAGTAATAACAGTAGCTAACATTGTTGGGCACTTACACAGGCTGTCTGCTAAGAGCTTTGCAGACATTTAATCGTCACAACAACTTTATATGGTAAACTCTAAACTCGGAAAGGCTGTCTTGCTCAAAGTCCTGCAGTTagatggcagaactgggatttgaaagcACATCCTTATGGCTCTGAAGTCTAAGCTCATACCCACTCTATTCTATGTCTCTGCCCTTCTGCCTTCAAGTCCTgccttttcttcatattttatttgttcaacCAACTGACTGAGTACCTAGCATGTGTCTGGCATTATGCTAAGCACAGAGGATATAAAGATGACTTAAACCTAATGCCTGCCTTTAAAACCTATCGCTTGgcacttccttggtggtccagtgggtaagactccacgctcccaatgcagggggcccaggttcgatccctggccggggaactagatcccacatgcgtgctgcaactaagagcccacatgctgcaactaagagcccgcctgctgcaactaaagaacccacatgccgcaacgaagatcccgtgtgctgcaactaacacCTGacacaggcaaaataaataaattttaaaaaataaaataaaccaaaacctATAGCTTGATGGGGGAGACGGATAGGAAGATAGATTTTTAACACAGAGCATTTTTTTTAGTCTCTGAAGttatttcttaataagttttcctgggggacttccccggtggtccggtggttaagactccgcgcttccactgcaggggatgcgggttcgatccctggtcagggaactaagatcccgcgtgccacacagtgtggccaaaaaaaaaagaaaagttttcctcATTTCCAGCTTCTACTCCGAGACTCACTGATGCTCCAGCTCTTAGCCCTTCTATTTCCCTCTTTCCCGTCTTTTTCCTTCTCATCCTTTTTGTCTCAATCTCTATTCCTTTCTTTGCCTCCAtttcccccccaccgccccggcCACTAcgtctctctcctctcccatccttcccctctccttgttATAATGTTGTCAACCCAAACATGCTGACTGATTTCTGGCTTTAGCCCTTCAGCTGCAGGTCTGGTTGTCCTTGCCCCCTGCCCCTTACCCCCCGCTTGCCCCCTCACCTCCCAGCTCTCTCACACACTCAGACATTCAGGTTCCCAAGCACAAACAGCGCAGAGGTATGACTACTTTCCCAGGACGACACATGGGGATTCAGCCGTCAGTCCACAGACATTTATCAGGTATCTGATTTAATTTTCTAATAGTGTCTCAATTTAGGTCAAAGTAGCCCTGCCCGAAATGTTTCTATGCGGGGAGTGTCTTCCTTAAGGCCATCAGAGCCATTAGGATATATGCTTACATCACTGCAGCTCTCACCATAGGGACTTCTATAGAATCTGGCTTCTCTGTACCCCTCTCACATACCCTGGTGATAAGGAGAAGCAGGCATGGGAGGGCAGTGCAGTAACTGACCTAGCTGGATACTGCAGCCACACTTGCAGCTCTCTGCCCTTTGGGCTGGTTTCCTTCTCTATGGCCTGGGAGGGGTGCCAAGATCAGGGCTGAAGTGCAGGATCAGTGGTGACCaagcttccattttttttttttggccatgccgcacagcatgtgggatcttagttccccgactggggattgaacctgtgcccctgcgttggaagcgcagagtcttaaccactggacagccagggaagtcaaGACCCAAGCTTCCTGTGTGCTCTTTCTAGTTTATGCATGTTCTGGTTGAGGTCAGGGGTTTCTgagaggggaagaaagaagacaTGGAGGGGGTTCATGGCTTATCCCCTGCCCTGTCGTTCATCTACTCCTGCTTGCTTCCCGATCTTCAGACTGTGCTTCAGGACCTGGCTCCCCGTGTGGACTGTTTCTGGGGCAAAACCTTAGAATGGCAGGTCCCCAGCCAGAGGCCTTCCCTGCAGCTCAGTCTCCCAGCCAAGGCTGAGAGCCAAATAAGAATCACCCAAACTTGATTTGTAGCTTGGTGGACATGGAGAGACTGCTCACATCAGGCTTGATTTGCAGAGTGATCTCTGTATGTCCTTCCCTTCTCAGTCAATTTCTCAGGCTGCTGGAGAGATGCCAAATTCCTGTCTGGGGGGCTGGACTTACACTGAGCCCTATGTGAGGAACTGTTGAAAGCAGTCACCTCTCAAATTTAGGAAGATTCCCCCCTCCTTGGGGGAGATCCTGATGTGATAAAGATGGTGCTCAGTGCCAACCCCAAATTTGAAGGAGAATGTGATCCTGACCCATGGGCATAGAGCTTTACAAATTTTTTAACCCTCCCGACCATGCTGAGAGCCAGGTATTATTCCTGTTTGTGAGATAAGGAAGCGgaaactcagaaaggttaagtaactatCCGATATCACGCATCTATAAATTGATCCCACATTGTCTGAATTCGAATGTACGAGGTGGCTTATTGGGCCAGGTTTATTTCCTTTCTACTCAAACTAGACTATAAATcagatctgggacttccctggtggtacagtggttaagaatccgcctgccaacacaggagacacgggtttgagccctggtcctggaagatcccacatgccgcggagcaactaagcccatgcgccacaactactgagcctgcgcgctagagcccgtgagccacaactactaagcccgcatgccacaactactgaagcccacgtgcctagagcccgtgctccccaacaagagaagccacctcaatgagaagcccacgcaccgcaacaaagagtagcccctgctcgctgtaactagagaaagcccgcgtgcagcaacgaagacccaatgcggccaaaaataaataagtaaaataaataaatttaaaaaaaaaagaaaaaaaagaatcgcctgccaatgcacaagacactggtttgatccctggtccgggaagatcccacatgccatggagcgactaagcccgtgcgccacaactactgaagcccacgcgtccTAGAGCCTGCAttgcgcaactactgagcccgcgcctagagcccatgctcttcaacaagagaagccaccgcaatgagaagcccgtgcaccgcaaccaagagtagcccccgctcaccacaactagagaaagcccgcatgcagcaacgaagacccaatgcagccaaaaataaataaaatttaaaatgataataatacatCAGATCTGTGTTTTTTATGCCCTGCACCATGTGCCCCACCACGCCTATCAAAGtgccttacattaaaaaaaaaaaaaaaaaaaaaatctattgagtgaatgaatgattgaatgaatgaatcaccaCATCCAGGTAGGGGGAAAGAGGAGATTCCTTTACATCTGGAAAGAGTAGAAAGTCTGAGAGTGAagggaatttaaatattttctgttctgagGCTTCTCTTGTAAGAGGGCACGTGTCCCTTTTAGGGGGTTAGTTTGTTTAAAAcgataaacatttatttagctcatgagTCACTGAGTCTGTGAGGGCCTGGCAGGTTTAGGGTGGCCTTGATTATGTGTCTGCTGCAGTCAGCTGGGGGGTTAGCTGGAAGGTCTGATGAGGTTTGGCTTTGGGTTTGTACAGGCTCTTCCATATGGCTGGGACCTTGGCTGAAATGAATCAGCTCACCGGCTCTGCTCCATTTGGTCTCTCATTTTCCAGGAGGCTAGTCTGGTCTTATTCAAATGGAGGTTGCAGGGGTCTAAGAAAGTGGGCAGAAACACACAAGGCCTCTTGAGTCTGAAGCTAGGAAGTAATATAACATCACTTCTGCCTCATTCTATTGACCAAAACAAATCATCAGGCCAGCTTAGATTCAAAGCGTCAGGGAAATgtgtccccttttttttttggctgtaccgcgcagcttgcaggattttagttccctgaccagggattgaacccaggccctcagcagtgaaagcacagagtcctaaccattggaccgccagggaattccagaaACGTGTCcacttttaaagaaaagaccTGCAGAGTCATTTTGCAAAAGGCATGCCTATAAGGTAGCATGAATAACTGTGGCCATTTTTCTAATCTACCATAGTGGTCTTATGTATATGTAGAGAAAGTCAGCAACTTTCCCCAACAGCTTGCTACTCTGAGATTTTCCTTAAAGAATCAAGAACTTTTTGTCTGTATCATTATAATATTAGAAACAACTTATTACATGAAATGTCATGTTGCCTGCATGTAATTTTACCCTTCCTTTTCTGCTGTCTCTGTGACTGGCATACTTAACAACCCCCAGCTCCTCCACCCACAGGTGTCACTTATGAGGAAGACAGAGGGCCATACACtcataaacacacacatctaAGACGCCCACCTCCTCGTCCTGCCCTGCAGTCCCACTCTGGGACAGGCAAAGTTCCAGTCATCTGCTTCCCATCCCCAATGACACAATCCTCCACTGGTGGATTTAGTTGAGGGTGTTCCGATAAAGAATCTTGAAGTGTGATTAGGGTTGCATTGCAGTTAGTCCTTGCTGCCACATGGTGTCACTGTTGAAACTTTGTCCTGTGTAGCCTCTTGGACACATAATCTGTTCCAGATTCTTAAACAGCTGCTGCAGAGATTTAAACTTTGATTCCAGAGTTAACAGTTTACACTCATTCAGCCACTGTTTTCAAAAGTTCAATAGCTTTAGGTTCTACCTGGATTCCAGAAGACTTCCCGACCTGAGCCACATGCTGTGTCAGAATCCACCTAGTCCCTAAAAACCCTTAGGGCTGGGATTAAGAATAACTGTAAAAACTACCTAATATGCATACGCATTTACCAAGCTGAGAAATTT of Balaenoptera ricei isolate mBalRic1 chromosome 8, mBalRic1.hap2, whole genome shotgun sequence contains these proteins:
- the SERPING1 gene encoding plasma protease C1 inhibitor, translating into MASRLTPLTLLLLLLAGDRASSNLIGVSPVDPESLQGGEGEGDIPKGDIPNNVSIQDTEGSSTLLKTNLTIVTVNTIQPFNQSTTQPIQPTTQATAKPFCPASVTSCSDLESHSAEAVLGEALTDFSLNLYHTFSVIKKEETNIVFSPFSIASLLTQVLLGARGETKESLERLLSYPKDFTCVHQALKASTSKGFTTVSQIFHSPDLAIRDTFANASQSLYGNSPKALANDGKGNLEFINAWVAKKTNHKIRQLLDSLPSDSRLVLLNAIYLSAKWKTTFNHSRTNMKAFYSGSSVIKVPMMNSKKYPVAHFTDPTLKAKVARLQLSHNLSFVILVPQTLKHRLEDLEQALSPPVFKAVMRKLESAKFHPTHLMMPRIKVKSNQDMLEFFDFTYDINLCGLTEDPDLQLSAMQHQSILELTESGVEAAAASAVSVARSLLVFEVQQPFLFVLWDQQHEFPVFMGRIYDPST